In one Grus americana isolate bGruAme1 chromosome 1, bGruAme1.mat, whole genome shotgun sequence genomic region, the following are encoded:
- the FAM181B gene encoding protein FAM181B encodes MAVPAALLSPHHLLSFCFPAAGGLLGYADLEKGYEGGGDAGDFKEATRDLLSFIDSASSNIKLALDKPVKSKRKVNHRKYLQKQIKRCTGIIAAAPPPPPAPPPPAAAPPAACPAKPPPRREASQAASSLQSKSLAALFGSLQQGRGAAGGGCGEAAGGGGAAGGGSGAAGGPRKVPLRDRNLPPSFFTEPALPAAARGPPPGAKELEKGGGGGGAEATEFFELLGPEYGALLPEHAAPPDAFPGGTAARLPAELGLEHGLYEAPLPLPAAHHPLLGGLLYPEPPWSPAGPCSPPKKAPSEALRPLYPGGGEPAPGGSEEPGGHLSAGFAPFFPECPLPPPQVPYDYSAGYHRAAYSGL; translated from the coding sequence CGACCTGGAGAAGGGCTACGAGGGCGGCGGCGACGCGGGGGACTTTAAAGAAGCCACCAGGGACCTGCTGAGCTTCATCGACTCGGCCTCCAGCAACATCAAGCTGGCGCTGGACAAGCCGGTGAAGTCCAAGCGGAAGGTGAACCATAGGAAGTACCTGCAGAAGCAGATCAAGCGCTGCACCGGCATCatcgccgccgccccgccgccgccgcccgctccgccgccgcccgccgccgccccgcccgccgcctgccccgccaagcccccgccgcgccgggagGCCTCGCAGGCGGCCAGCAGCCTCCAGAGCAAGAGCCTGGCGGCCCTCTTcggctccctgcagcagggccggggggcggcgggcggcggctgcggcgaggcggcgggcggcggcggggcggcgggcggcggcagcggggcggcgggcggcccgcGGAAGGTGCCGCTGCGGGACCGCAACCTGCCGCCCTCCTTCTTCACGGAgccggcgctgcccgccgccgcccgcgggccgccgccgggcgctaaggagctggagaaaggcggcggcggaggcggtGCGGAGGCGACCGAGTTCTTCGAGCTGCTGGGCCCCGAGTACGGCGCGCTGCTGCCCGAGCACGCCGCCCCACCGGACGCCTTCCCCGGCGGCACCGCCGCCCGCCTGCCCGCCGAGCTGGGCCTGGAGCACGGCCTCTACGAAGcgccgctgccgctgcccgccgcccaCCACCCGCTGCTGGGCGGGCTGCTCTACCCCGAGCCGCCCTGGAGCCCGGCCGGGCCCTGCAGCCCGCCCAAGAAGGCGCCGTCCGAAGCGCTGCGCCCGCTCTACccgggcggcggggagccggCCCCCGGCGGCAGCGAGGAGCCCGGCGGGCACCTGTCGGCGGGGTTCGCCCCCTTCTTCCCCGAGTGCCCGCTGCCCCCGCCGCAGGTGCCCTACGACTACAGCGCCGGCTACCACCGCGCCGCCTACTCCGGCCTGTAG